One genomic region from Tripterygium wilfordii isolate XIE 37 chromosome 20, ASM1340144v1, whole genome shotgun sequence encodes:
- the LOC119987433 gene encoding general transcription factor IIE subunit 1-like, translated as MMNNNTPRNMSIEPFNRLVKLTARAFYDDITKGDNQPKTGRSDNRGIAVVVLDALTRRAWVREEDLAKDLKLHSKQLRRTLRFFEEEKLVTRDHRKETARGAKQYSAAVAATSDGHFVKEGDEKVKLHTHSYCCLDYAQLYDVVRYRLHRMKKKLKDELEDKNTVQEYICPNCGRRYNALDALQLVSMEDEYFHCENCNGELVAESDKLAAQEVGDADDNMRRRRREKLRDMLQNMEVQLKPLMEQLSRIKDLTAPEFGSLQAWRARASAAGHAANGDSSSHDPSKSSQGLGFGGTPMPFLGETKVEVAFSAGEGLEEDVKSEIANTGLKVLPPWMIKQGMNLSKEQLGELKQESKMEYPAAVGLSDEKKSTSENDDQKTLQDEYFKAYYAAYFKQHQKLEDTKKEQESSNTSISYDPSSTSSNRQVGMKSKREEDQGKDNVDWEDAPISGNTGENYKVNDLNAEADAAGEDEDDVDWDEG; from the exons ATGATGAATAATAACACTCCAAGAAACATGAGTATCGAGCCGTTTAATCG GCTGGTGAAGCTTACGGCTAGGGCGTTTTACGATGACATAACTAAAGGCGACAATCAGCCGAAAACTGGCCGGAGCGACAACAGAGGGATAGCCGTGGTCGTGCTCGACGCTCTCACAAg ACGAGCATGGGTTAGAGAAGAAGATTTGGCAAAGGATTTGAAATTACACTCAAAGCAACTTCGTAGGACTCTTCGTTTTTTTGAAGAAGAGAAACTAGTCACTCGGGACCACAGGAAAGAG ACTGCTAGAGGGGCAAAGCAATATAGTGCTGCAGTAGCTGCCACCTCTGATGGACATTTTGTAAAAGAAGGAGATGAAAAGGTTAAGCTGCACACACACTCTTACTGCTGCCTAGATTATGCACAG CTATATGATGTTGTTAGGTATAGACTGCACCGAATGAAGAAAAAACTTAAAGATGAATTGGAGGACAAGAACACTGTTCAGGAGTATATTTGTCCTAACTGTGGAAGAAG ATATAATGCTTTGGATGCGCTGCAGTTGGTTTCGATGGAAGATGAGTACTTTCACTGTGAAAATTGCAATGGTGAACTTGTTGCGGAGAGTGACAAGTTGGCTGCTCAAGAAGTAGGAGATGCTGACGACAACATGAGGAGGCGGCGTCGTGAAAAATTAAGGGACATGCTGCAAAATATGGAG GTCCAGCTTAAGCCATTAATGGAACAACTGAGCAGAATTAAAGATTTAACTGCCCCTGAATTCGGAAGTCTCCAAGCATGGAGAGCTCGGGCAAGTGCTGCTGGCCATGCAGCAAATGGTGATTCCAGTTCCCATGATCCTTCCAAGTCTTCACAGGGGCTAGGGTTTGGTGGAACACCAATGCCATTCCTTGGAGAGACGAAG GTTGAAGTTGCCTTTTCTGCTGGAGAAGGCTTGGAAGAAGATGTCAAATCGGAAATTGCAAATACTGGTCTGAAAGTTTTGCCACCGTGGATGATCAAGCAAGGGATGAACCTTTCAAAGGAGCAACTTGGAGAGCTGAAGCAGGAATCAAAAATGGAATATCCAGCAGCTGTCGGATTGTCTGATGAGAAAAAGTCAACCAGTGAAAATGATGATCAGAAGACATTAcag GATGAGTATTTTAAAGCATATTATGCTGCTTATTTCAAGCAGCACCAAAAACTAGAAGATACTAAGAAAGAACAGGAGTCGTCAAACACATCCATTTCCTATGACCCTTCTAGTACATCTTCTAATCGTCAAGTGGGCATGAAGAGTAAACGTGAAGAGGATCAAGGCAAAGACAATGTTGACTGGGAAGATGCTCCAATCTCTG GCAATACAGGCGAAAACTACAAGGTCAATGACTTGAATGCTGAAGCAGATGCCGCTGgagaggatgaggatgatgtGGACTGGGACGAAGGATAA
- the LOC119987318 gene encoding uncharacterized protein LOC119987318 → MVHISPKYDNSGSGGGGGFSPKRRTHGFIISIASIIGLCKKHADQASTKLKPKRLFNQISNKTVTLMQHKNRNGHDRGSDRVAADDFGDGGVWQREILMGDKCQPLDFSGVIHYDNTGKSLKEVPPRSPRASPLPGYMTRVK, encoded by the coding sequence ATGGTTCATATATCACCAAAATATGACAACTCCGGTAGCGGCGGCGGAGGCGGCTTCTCCCCAAAGCGGCGTACGCACGGCTTTATAATCTCCATAGCTTCTATTATTGGTCTGTGCAAGAAACACGCGGACCAAGCCTCGACCAAGCTGAAGCCGAAGCGGCTATTTAATCAAATAAGCAACAAGACGGTGACTCTGATGCAGCACAAGAATAGGAACGGCCATGATCGAGGGTCGGATAGAGTGGCGGCCGATGATTTCGGGGACGGTGGGGTCTGGCAGAGGGAGATCCTGATGGGGGACAAGTGTCAGCCGTTGGATTTCTCGGGTGTAATTCATTATGATAATACCGGGAAGTCGCTTAAGGAGGTTCCTCCACGGTCACCTCGGGCGAGTCCGCTACCTGGGTACATGACGCGCGTGAAGTGA